Proteins co-encoded in one Bacillus infantis NRRL B-14911 genomic window:
- a CDS encoding glycerol-3-phosphate responsive antiterminator, translating to MVAALAEKAKFLERVEACRKIAAVKEPCGIEKAIRHKDKISAVFLMTGNIMSVKNYADLFRKEGLPVFIHIEKIGGLSLNNEGLDFIADYVKPLGIVTTKPGLAAKAKKRRLMVIQRVFMIDSEVYDHVLDLGGPDGPDMIEIMPSRLPHIIQSLSEKLPVPVITGGLLTEREHAEESLSCGAVAVTTSNTGIWKEDLSKTGKKNARMPV from the coding sequence ATGGTGGCAGCATTGGCAGAGAAAGCGAAATTTCTGGAACGGGTGGAAGCATGCAGGAAGATTGCGGCAGTCAAAGAGCCCTGCGGAATTGAAAAAGCGATTAGGCATAAAGACAAAATCAGCGCTGTCTTCCTGATGACCGGCAATATCATGTCTGTTAAGAATTATGCAGATCTATTCAGGAAGGAGGGGCTGCCTGTTTTTATCCATATAGAAAAGATCGGGGGTCTGAGCCTTAACAATGAAGGGCTGGATTTCATCGCTGATTATGTCAAACCGCTCGGCATTGTGACCACAAAGCCGGGACTTGCGGCAAAAGCTAAGAAGCGGCGCCTGATGGTCATCCAGCGTGTATTCATGATAGATTCGGAAGTATATGATCATGTGCTGGATCTGGGCGGACCTGATGGCCCTGATATGATTGAAATCATGCCTTCAAGGCTTCCTCATATCATTCAATCACTCTCGGAAAAGCTCCCGGTGCCGGTGATCACGGGAGGCCTGCTGACGGAAAGGGAGCATGCAGAAGAATCGCTCTCATGCGGGGCTGTGGCGGTCACGACCTCCAATACGGGAATCTGGAAGGAAGATTTGAGCAAAACCGGGAAAAAAAATGCGAGAATGCCTGTTTAA
- a CDS encoding ABC transporter substrate-binding protein, giving the protein MKKISGLIVMIFMLLMATACSGNNSAGTETKSSGDNTASASDDRIHIKYWYAWGDKIGENNENLVKMFNESQDKIYVEAEYQGTYDELHSKTQAAFAAKNAPEVTQNEIASIGVFAKSGMTQDLTPFVEKDDINMDDFNPGLMGNSYVDDKLYGLPYLRSTPILYMNTTMLKEAGLDPAGPKDWKEFEEYLTALTKEGKTVGMTMPVNIWMYEAFVAQGEGQMISDDEKSAEFNGEAGVEALEFWKKMADKGVIKVPGGEAAAEVAKQDFANSRSAMAFSSTADLSYNLSVAEEQGFELNTAFMPANKVNGVPTGGANLVMTAGLDEERQNAAWEFIKWMTAKEQTIYASEYTGYLPSRLSAVDSEEMKSLYEKMPQFKVAVDQLQYGHARPMAEAYPEVAKILTDQISRVMLEDGLAPKDALDEAAEKANQLLK; this is encoded by the coding sequence GTGAAGAAAATATCCGGTCTTATCGTAATGATTTTTATGCTGCTGATGGCAACCGCATGCTCAGGCAACAATTCTGCCGGTACAGAAACGAAATCTTCGGGGGACAATACCGCATCTGCCAGTGATGACAGAATCCATATCAAATACTGGTATGCGTGGGGAGATAAAATTGGCGAGAATAATGAAAATCTCGTCAAGATGTTCAATGAATCCCAGGACAAGATTTATGTAGAAGCAGAATACCAGGGGACTTATGATGAGCTTCACTCCAAGACACAGGCTGCTTTTGCCGCCAAGAATGCTCCTGAAGTCACTCAGAATGAGATTGCTTCCATTGGCGTTTTTGCTAAATCCGGCATGACACAGGACCTCACGCCATTCGTTGAAAAAGATGATATCAATATGGATGACTTTAACCCGGGGCTGATGGGGAATTCCTATGTGGATGACAAGCTTTACGGCCTTCCATATCTGCGAAGCACACCGATTCTGTATATGAATACGACCATGCTGAAGGAAGCCGGGCTTGATCCGGCAGGGCCTAAGGATTGGAAGGAATTCGAAGAATATCTGACTGCCCTCACAAAAGAAGGGAAAACGGTCGGGATGACCATGCCGGTCAATATCTGGATGTATGAAGCATTTGTCGCACAAGGTGAAGGGCAAATGATCTCTGATGATGAAAAGAGTGCTGAATTCAATGGAGAAGCGGGTGTTGAAGCGCTTGAATTCTGGAAAAAGATGGCCGACAAAGGCGTCATCAAGGTTCCTGGCGGCGAAGCAGCTGCAGAAGTAGCCAAGCAGGATTTTGCCAACAGCCGTTCTGCCATGGCTTTCTCTTCTACAGCCGATCTTTCTTATAATTTGAGCGTGGCCGAAGAACAGGGCTTTGAGCTGAACACTGCTTTCATGCCTGCCAATAAGGTGAATGGAGTGCCGACAGGCGGTGCCAACCTGGTCATGACAGCCGGTCTTGATGAGGAAAGGCAAAATGCCGCATGGGAATTCATCAAATGGATGACGGCAAAAGAACAAACCATTTATGCCAGCGAATATACTGGCTATCTGCCAAGCCGCCTTTCAGCTGTAGATTCTGAAGAAATGAAGTCACTATATGAGAAAATGCCGCAATTCAAAGTGGCTGTCGACCAATTGCAGTATGGTCATGCCCGTCCGATGGCAGAAGCCTATCCTGAAGTGGCTAAAATCCTGACAGACCAAATCTCCAGGGTCATGCTTGAAGATGGCCTTGCTCCAAAAGACGCCCTTGATGAGGCAGCAGAAAAAGCCAATCAATTGCTTAAGTAA
- a CDS encoding HAD family hydrolase, translating into MTWHKDIKVAIFDLDGTLYQDYAFLGRYISHMLGSRLQGQELQAAIDEAYMILEGRHPVKFGYLSCHDGKRAYSHEELNPTGCFGWDGKEAELNQEEMDGLFYIGDPWGIAAILAKRHGVHAEEQLNAFETVRKEMLAGPHQIEVFPGLIEAVGKMGADRKIFMTNTPSPSAEEFVSFLGLENLFDTYIVDAQKPEGIRGVMKRLGEEGYQPHEILSVGDNPFNDLYPVKQLGGRTCLISRYEHAGSEEWDHSVKTIEELAGFLMLLEAVPSGAI; encoded by the coding sequence ATGACTTGGCACAAAGACATTAAAGTGGCCATTTTCGACTTGGACGGCACATTATATCAGGATTATGCCTTTTTAGGGAGATATATCAGCCACATGCTTGGCAGCCGGCTGCAGGGACAGGAGCTGCAGGCAGCCATTGATGAAGCTTATATGATTCTGGAGGGAAGGCACCCGGTGAAGTTCGGCTATTTGTCCTGTCATGATGGAAAAAGGGCATACAGCCATGAAGAGCTTAACCCGACAGGCTGCTTCGGATGGGATGGGAAGGAAGCTGAACTGAACCAGGAAGAGATGGACGGACTTTTCTACATAGGCGATCCATGGGGGATTGCAGCCATTCTTGCAAAAAGGCATGGCGTCCATGCAGAAGAACAGCTGAATGCGTTCGAAACAGTCAGGAAGGAAATGCTTGCCGGACCCCATCAGATCGAGGTGTTCCCCGGCTTGATTGAAGCGGTAGGCAAAATGGGTGCTGATCGCAAGATTTTTATGACCAACACCCCATCTCCTTCTGCTGAAGAATTTGTCAGCTTTCTTGGGTTGGAAAATCTGTTTGATACATACATAGTGGATGCACAGAAGCCTGAGGGCATCAGGGGCGTCATGAAAAGGCTGGGGGAAGAAGGCTATCAGCCACATGAAATCTTATCCGTCGGGGACAATCCCTTCAATGACCTTTACCCGGTGAAACAGCTTGGGGGCAGGACCTGCCTGATTTCCCGGTATGAGCATGCCGGCTCAGAGGAGTGGGACCATTCAGTAAAAACAATCGAAGAGCTGGCCGGATTCTTGATGCTTTTGGAGGCCGTTCCTTCAGGGGCAATCTAG
- a CDS encoding ABC transporter ATP-binding protein: MAEIRLVNISKTYKDEEIINDLNLTIRDGSFTVLVGPSGCGKSTTLRMIAGLEKESGGEIWIDDQKVNDLAPGKRGIAMVFQNYALYPTMTVRGNIEFGLVNKKVPKQEREQLIAEISRIVGLEEYLDKKPQNLSGGQRQRVALARAMVKKPKVFILDEPLSNLDAKLRVQMRTELIQLHKQLGTTFIYVTHDQVEAMSMGDEIVILDKGKIKQADSPMAIYHDPENIFAASFIGTPPMNIVEKALLSDYMPAVDGDAAYIGCRPEHMEIVTADTFDAHSIILPSRVAAMETLGSETIYTVRNTAGVMHVKSFLDPMPHLQDVDVRLPYEKLYFFTNDGIRNRSASMSMQEPVLVKGGR; this comes from the coding sequence ATGGCTGAAATCAGATTGGTGAATATATCAAAAACCTATAAAGACGAGGAAATCATCAATGATTTGAATCTGACCATCCGTGATGGATCCTTCACAGTACTGGTTGGCCCATCCGGCTGCGGTAAATCAACGACATTGCGGATGATTGCAGGACTGGAAAAGGAATCAGGAGGAGAGATTTGGATCGACGACCAGAAAGTGAATGATCTTGCCCCCGGAAAGCGCGGCATTGCCATGGTATTTCAAAACTATGCTCTGTATCCGACCATGACGGTCAGGGGAAATATTGAATTCGGGCTTGTGAATAAAAAGGTTCCTAAGCAGGAACGGGAACAGCTTATTGCTGAAATATCAAGGATTGTCGGCCTGGAGGAATATCTTGATAAAAAGCCGCAGAACCTTTCAGGCGGACAAAGGCAGAGGGTAGCGCTCGCCAGGGCCATGGTAAAGAAGCCGAAGGTATTCATTCTGGATGAGCCCCTCTCCAACCTGGATGCGAAGCTGAGAGTCCAGATGAGGACAGAGCTGATCCAGCTTCACAAGCAGCTCGGCACCACCTTTATATATGTGACGCATGATCAGGTGGAGGCCATGTCGATGGGGGATGAAATCGTCATTTTGGATAAAGGCAAAATCAAGCAGGCTGACAGCCCGATGGCTATCTATCATGATCCCGAGAATATCTTTGCCGCGAGCTTTATCGGAACGCCTCCCATGAACATAGTGGAAAAAGCCCTGCTTTCTGATTATATGCCGGCTGTAGACGGTGACGCAGCCTATATTGGATGCAGGCCAGAGCATATGGAAATCGTTACGGCGGATACCTTTGATGCGCACAGCATCATCCTCCCTTCCAGGGTGGCCGCGATGGAAACACTTGGATCTGAGACCATTTATACTGTTCGAAATACGGCTGGCGTTATGCATGTGAAGAGCTTTCTCGATCCGATGCCCCATCTGCAGGATGTGGATGTAAGGCTTCCATATGAAAAGCTTTACTTTTTCACGAATGATGGAATAAGGAACAGGTCAGCAAGCATGAGCATGCAGGAGCCTGTACTGGTAAAAGGGGGCCGCTGA
- a CDS encoding carbohydrate ABC transporter permease, with protein MMNKLRPYGMIAPSIAIFGLFFIYPILYMIYLSFHDWNFVSPVKDFVGIGNFKALFAEREFIEVMQNTFTYTALTVSLTVAVSLLLALWLNRQGALYGFVQGAIFSPHIISLVSVSMLWMWLMDTDYGLLNWFLNLFGIANVPWLTDPGTSLFSLVIVAVWKGIGFNTLIFIAGLQSIPKDIYEAAELDEANKARTFFKLTLPMLSPTLFFLTIISLIASFQVFETIAIMTQGGPINSTNTFVFYIYEYGFRFFKIGYASAAGVLLLILVSLLTIVYFRLLSRRVHYR; from the coding sequence ATGATGAATAAGCTGCGGCCGTATGGCATGATTGCGCCATCGATTGCCATCTTCGGATTATTTTTCATTTATCCTATCTTATACATGATTTATTTAAGCTTCCATGACTGGAACTTTGTCAGTCCTGTTAAGGATTTTGTGGGTATCGGCAATTTCAAAGCGCTTTTCGCAGAGCGTGAGTTCATTGAAGTGATGCAGAATACCTTTACATACACAGCACTGACAGTATCACTGACGGTGGCGGTTTCTCTCCTGCTTGCCCTGTGGCTGAACAGGCAGGGAGCTCTGTACGGATTTGTGCAGGGTGCGATCTTCAGCCCGCATATTATCTCGCTTGTTTCAGTGTCGATGCTTTGGATGTGGCTCATGGATACTGACTATGGACTGCTGAACTGGTTTCTCAATTTGTTCGGCATCGCAAATGTCCCATGGCTGACAGATCCGGGAACCTCGCTGTTTTCTCTCGTCATTGTGGCGGTCTGGAAGGGGATCGGCTTCAATACGCTCATTTTCATTGCCGGGCTGCAGAGCATTCCGAAGGATATTTATGAAGCGGCAGAGCTGGATGAGGCGAATAAGGCGAGGACCTTTTTCAAGCTGACGCTCCCGATGCTGTCACCGACGCTCTTTTTCCTGACGATCATTTCCCTGATTGCGTCATTCCAGGTGTTTGAAACGATTGCGATCATGACCCAGGGCGGGCCGATTAATTCAACGAATACCTTTGTTTTCTATATTTATGAGTATGGTTTCCGGTTCTTCAAAATCGGCTATGCATCGGCCGCAGGTGTTCTGCTGCTGATTCTGGTAAGCCTTTTGACAATAGTCTACTTCAGGCTGCTTTCCCGGAGAGTCCATTACCGATGA
- a CDS encoding carbohydrate ABC transporter permease has product MKLKAAGRLFNLAALLLVVAVFALPFVWMISTSFKTLGETMTFPPKWLPEEFKWENFSKAWNSGPFFRYFLNSLMVSAGILILQFLTIIPAAYAFARYRFRGSRFFFAVTMITLMIPSQLIFLPVYLQMSSWGLLDSLWALILPFASSAFGIFMLRQSFMQVPEELLEAARLDEASEWKIMFRIMVPMAKPVLITFGLFSFITHWNDYFWPLVMTTSDVARTLPLGISKLREVEGGTAWNVLMAGNMILVVPILIAFFFAQRQIIRAFVYTGVK; this is encoded by the coding sequence ATGAAGCTTAAAGCTGCAGGAAGGCTTTTCAATTTGGCCGCACTCTTACTGGTTGTTGCTGTTTTTGCACTTCCGTTTGTCTGGATGATTTCCACTTCTTTTAAAACGCTTGGTGAAACAATGACATTTCCGCCGAAATGGCTGCCTGAGGAGTTCAAATGGGAAAACTTCTCCAAGGCATGGAACTCCGGGCCGTTTTTCCGCTACTTCTTAAACAGCCTGATGGTTTCAGCGGGAATCCTGATATTGCAATTTCTGACGATTATACCGGCAGCCTATGCTTTTGCCCGGTACCGTTTCAGGGGAAGCAGGTTTTTCTTTGCTGTGACCATGATTACCCTGATGATTCCCTCTCAGCTTATCTTTTTGCCGGTCTATCTGCAGATGAGCTCCTGGGGGCTGCTTGATTCCCTGTGGGCGCTGATCCTGCCGTTTGCCTCCAGTGCTTTTGGCATTTTTATGCTCAGGCAGTCGTTCATGCAGGTCCCTGAGGAACTGCTGGAAGCCGCCCGGCTTGATGAAGCTTCTGAATGGAAGATCATGTTCCGCATTATGGTTCCGATGGCAAAGCCTGTTCTTATCACATTTGGATTATTCAGCTTCATCACTCACTGGAACGATTATTTCTGGCCGCTTGTTATGACGACAAGCGATGTGGCGCGCACCCTTCCGCTCGGGATATCCAAGCTTAGGGAAGTAGAGGGAGGAACTGCCTGGAATGTGCTTATGGCAGGAAATATGATCCTTGTTGTGCCGATCCTTATTGCCTTTTTCTTTGCTCAAAGACAGATTATCCGTGCTTTTGTTTATACAGGAGTCAAATAG
- a CDS encoding glycerophosphodiester phosphodiesterase, producing the protein MLKNACVAHRGWSGKAPENTAAAFRLALEHPMISAIELDVHLSRDGIPVVIHDHTLERTTNGSGNVKDHTAAELALLDAGSWFSPEYSGETISSLEEIIQMAKGKKKLFIELKQMAGMYEGLEEKVAGLIRKYSLYKEALVISFDHHSLLKLKELDPRIRTGLIYLGHATLLAEQAAYTGASHVSVHYGFLSRGLVESLLDARIEIGTWTVNGKEALKKVQDLGGSIQITTNHPEIMVGQPEEQMEAAE; encoded by the coding sequence ATGCTGAAGAATGCCTGTGTTGCACACCGCGGCTGGAGCGGGAAAGCCCCTGAGAATACGGCGGCCGCTTTCCGGCTCGCCCTTGAGCACCCTATGATTTCTGCCATAGAGCTGGACGTCCATTTATCAAGGGATGGGATCCCTGTTGTCATTCATGATCACACGTTGGAAAGGACAACAAACGGGAGCGGAAATGTGAAGGACCATACTGCCGCTGAACTGGCACTCCTTGATGCAGGCTCATGGTTCAGCCCTGAGTATTCCGGCGAAACGATATCCTCGCTGGAGGAAATCATTCAAATGGCCAAAGGAAAAAAGAAGCTTTTCATTGAGCTGAAGCAGATGGCCGGAATGTATGAAGGACTTGAAGAAAAAGTGGCAGGATTGATCAGGAAATATTCGCTCTATAAAGAGGCCCTGGTCATCTCTTTTGATCATCATTCACTTCTGAAGCTGAAAGAGCTGGATCCGAGGATCCGCACCGGCCTGATTTACCTGGGTCATGCGACTCTCCTGGCAGAGCAGGCAGCTTATACGGGGGCAAGCCATGTATCCGTTCACTATGGCTTTCTCTCCCGTGGGCTGGTTGAATCTCTGCTGGACGCCCGCATTGAAATCGGCACATGGACAGTCAACGGCAAAGAAGCTTTGAAAAAGGTGCAGGACTTGGGCGGAAGCATCCAGATTACAACCAATCATCCGGAAATCATGGTCGGCCAGCCGGAAGAGCAAATGGAGGCAGCAGAATGA
- a CDS encoding glycosyltransferase family 2 protein encodes MSQAKISFIIPSYNEAENIPRVLEAIRTEMASLFYQYEILFVDDGSSDGTMETIHRLAFHHEEVKFISFTRNFGKEAAMLAGLRNAEGDAVIMMDADLQHPPSLICQLVRGYEEGYGQVIAKRNRTGDSPVRSFVSSCFYRFVNRAVDVQLSDGEGDFRLLSKEAAKALLLLSEGNRFSKGLYSWIGFEQKIIEYENVQREAGETKWSFPKLLNYGIDGIVSFNHKPLRACFYLGAFVLLLSLGYIGFTFVQIMQHGVSVPGYFTTISAVLFLGGIQLVCMGIVGEYIGRIYYETKKRPHYLIQQTNIQQASERGEQHAVHTQ; translated from the coding sequence ATGAGTCAGGCAAAAATATCATTTATCATCCCTTCCTATAATGAAGCTGAGAATATCCCCAGGGTGCTGGAGGCAATCCGGACGGAAATGGCAAGCCTTTTTTATCAATATGAAATCCTGTTTGTGGATGACGGGAGCTCGGACGGCACGATGGAAACCATCCATCGGCTGGCTTTTCACCATGAGGAAGTAAAATTTATATCGTTTACAAGGAATTTCGGGAAGGAGGCGGCCATGCTTGCCGGACTCCGGAACGCAGAAGGTGATGCGGTCATCATGATGGATGCCGACCTTCAGCATCCGCCTTCCCTGATCTGCCAGCTGGTGAGGGGATATGAAGAAGGGTATGGGCAGGTGATTGCCAAAAGGAACCGTACGGGAGATTCTCCGGTGCGTTCATTCGTTTCCTCCTGCTTCTACCGGTTTGTGAACAGGGCAGTGGACGTGCAGCTGTCAGACGGTGAGGGAGATTTTCGGCTGCTGAGCAAAGAAGCAGCAAAGGCGCTCCTGCTGCTCAGTGAAGGAAACCGCTTTTCCAAAGGACTTTATTCATGGATCGGATTCGAGCAGAAAATAATAGAATACGAGAATGTCCAAAGGGAAGCAGGGGAGACAAAATGGTCATTCCCTAAACTGCTGAATTACGGGATTGATGGGATCGTTTCTTTTAACCACAAGCCGCTCAGGGCATGCTTTTATCTGGGCGCCTTTGTCCTTCTGCTTTCGCTCGGATATATCGGATTTACCTTTGTCCAGATCATGCAGCATGGAGTCTCTGTTCCCGGCTATTTCACGACCATATCTGCTGTCCTTTTCCTGGGAGGAATTCAGCTTGTCTGCATGGGAATCGTCGGTGAATACATCGGCCGCATTTATTATGAGACAAAGAAAAGGCCGCATTATCTGATTCAGCAGACCAATATTCAGCAAGCAAGCGAAAGAGGGGAGCAGCATGCGGTTCATACACAGTGA
- a CDS encoding GtrA family protein, giving the protein MRFIHSEFFRFAVTGGVNTLHYYSVYLVLLHWAGFHYFLAHSIGFASSLIGSFFLNTLFTYRVKPTWGAFIRFPLTQLFNTGMTAFILFILVDGLKVSSSLAPVIAVVFTLPATFILTGRVLKTSCKKREATYQTY; this is encoded by the coding sequence ATGCGGTTCATACACAGTGAATTTTTCCGCTTTGCCGTGACCGGCGGGGTGAATACCCTGCACTATTATTCAGTCTATCTTGTTCTTCTCCATTGGGCAGGGTTCCATTATTTCCTTGCGCATAGTATAGGTTTCGCAAGCAGCCTGATTGGTTCTTTTTTCCTGAATACTCTATTTACATATAGGGTGAAGCCGACATGGGGGGCGTTCATCCGCTTTCCGCTGACACAGCTGTTCAATACGGGCATGACTGCATTCATCTTGTTCATACTTGTCGATGGGCTGAAGGTGAGCAGCAGCCTTGCACCGGTCATTGCAGTCGTCTTTACTTTGCCAGCTACTTTCATTTTAACGGGGAGAGTCCTGAAAACATCATGCAAAAAGCGCGAAGCTACTTACCAAACTTATTAA
- a CDS encoding YfhO family protein has protein sequence MQKARSYLPNLLNFLQADRWPKAAFFFFCLLAAVMSHMFFISEWFEGRYMTGMNDGLSQMQPFKQLLYEQYTSGEFFYSPDFGFGGGTYTQLGYYFATSIFFLITMLVTYILERLGLIGAPYIFYWADIILIVSIIRLTGILLLASYYFRMLGMKALPAFTGAVIYGTSIIYFRHVTYWEFFADSMLWLLLLLIGIERIMQGKGSGLFIIAVSISLFDNFYFAYVNFLLCGVYVLFRWTFPFDGNGRAKLIQLKHYIIGLAAGFCISGFSFFPAVYGYLNNYRPAYEDHIPAFEFIDNLLLNGRIVYLPAFVLICLLAKPLYRNRHFRFFAVMTIVLSILHFSPFIGSLFNGFSAPQYRWEYMLSLAAGGAAGAALPLAGRLKLLPLASAGAGAALFYILFYHFDPKLEFEEVQDAYMAIAAFISAAVFLLGAAFFRKKAAVLLSAAVILTSVLIPNFYQEERLTVTGTEYRVSKEFMNSRDYNGADQQELIRLVQEGNDDPLARIDWMIPLRNNTPIVQDFRGMSVYSSILNKELLWFYLSDLEIDMGRESVSRYASLGDRANLYSILMGKYYIAEKGDASIPYGFKRIASAGGYEAYENENLLPFVRTADSVYLEKDLKGSSPSAKEQAMLKGIVLEKGTANAPIPDSTNLISQAEIKPVNAEYAGGKLKVSGEEGGIDLLISERNPSAKDYLVGFNIDGINNKEEFILEVNEFQTIRKEEGSIYRTGVDDLIIRVKAADQISLRMPKGEYHLKDFKLYEETFEVLENVKKEERRHVPPEAEWSGNRLSFELQNEGGHYAIIPLPFEKGWRLKINGEEEELLKANYAFTGFRLQEGQNRIEMVYYPPYFFLLLALSFAAISICLAALFKKSRRMSVRHINVSS, from the coding sequence ATGCAAAAAGCGCGAAGCTACTTACCAAACTTATTAAACTTTCTTCAGGCAGACAGATGGCCTAAGGCTGCCTTCTTTTTCTTCTGTCTGCTGGCAGCTGTAATGAGCCATATGTTTTTTATTTCTGAGTGGTTCGAGGGCCGCTATATGACCGGGATGAACGATGGATTGTCGCAAATGCAGCCGTTCAAGCAGCTCTTGTATGAGCAGTACACCAGCGGGGAGTTTTTCTATTCGCCTGACTTCGGGTTCGGCGGCGGCACCTATACCCAGCTTGGCTATTATTTTGCTACTTCTATCTTCTTTCTGATTACGATGCTTGTAACCTATATACTTGAGAGACTCGGCCTGATCGGGGCTCCGTATATTTTTTACTGGGCTGACATCATCCTCATTGTAAGCATCATCAGGCTGACCGGCATCCTGCTTCTGGCCTCCTATTATTTCAGGATGCTGGGAATGAAAGCACTGCCCGCCTTTACTGGCGCTGTCATTTACGGCACAAGCATCATTTACTTCAGGCATGTGACCTACTGGGAATTTTTTGCCGACAGCATGCTCTGGCTTCTCCTCCTCCTGATAGGGATTGAAAGGATCATGCAGGGGAAGGGTTCCGGTTTATTCATAATAGCTGTATCCATCAGCTTATTTGACAATTTTTATTTTGCTTATGTTAATTTCCTGCTGTGCGGCGTTTATGTCCTGTTTCGCTGGACTTTCCCGTTTGATGGAAACGGGCGGGCCAAGCTGATCCAGCTGAAGCATTATATTATCGGGCTGGCCGCAGGATTCTGCATCAGCGGCTTTTCGTTTTTTCCTGCCGTATATGGCTATTTGAACAATTACCGACCTGCATATGAGGATCATATCCCTGCTTTTGAGTTTATTGACAATTTGCTGCTGAACGGAAGAATTGTCTATCTGCCGGCATTTGTTCTCATCTGCCTGCTGGCAAAGCCTTTATACAGGAACAGGCATTTCAGGTTTTTTGCTGTAATGACGATCGTTCTATCCATCCTGCATTTCAGTCCGTTTATAGGCAGCTTATTCAATGGTTTTTCTGCTCCCCAGTACCGCTGGGAATATATGCTGTCGCTTGCAGCAGGCGGGGCGGCAGGAGCTGCACTCCCCCTGGCGGGCAGGCTCAAGCTTCTTCCGCTTGCATCAGCAGGAGCAGGTGCGGCTTTATTTTACATACTGTTCTATCATTTTGACCCTAAGCTGGAATTTGAAGAAGTGCAGGATGCTTATATGGCGATTGCAGCCTTCATTTCGGCTGCTGTTTTCCTTCTGGGGGCAGCATTTTTCAGGAAAAAGGCCGCAGTACTGCTTTCAGCTGCTGTCATCCTGACCAGCGTGCTGATCCCGAATTTTTACCAGGAAGAGCGTTTGACTGTGACAGGGACGGAATATCGTGTATCAAAGGAGTTCATGAACAGCCGTGACTATAACGGTGCAGACCAGCAGGAGCTCATCCGGCTGGTACAGGAGGGTAACGATGATCCTTTGGCAAGGATCGACTGGATGATCCCTTTAAGGAATAATACTCCGATTGTCCAGGATTTCAGAGGAATGAGCGTCTATTCCAGTATCTTAAATAAAGAGCTTCTATGGTTTTATCTCAGTGATCTTGAAATCGATATGGGGCGTGAGAGCGTCAGCCGCTATGCTTCCCTTGGGGACCGGGCCAACTTGTACAGCATCCTCATGGGAAAATATTATATTGCTGAGAAGGGAGATGCCTCCATTCCTTACGGCTTTAAGAGAATTGCTTCTGCCGGCGGTTATGAGGCTTATGAAAATGAAAACCTCCTGCCTTTTGTGCGGACGGCTGACAGCGTTTATCTGGAAAAAGATCTGAAAGGAAGTTCCCCTTCGGCAAAGGAACAGGCGATGCTGAAAGGAATTGTTCTTGAAAAGGGAACAGCAAATGCCCCGATACCGGACAGCACAAATCTAATTTCGCAGGCAGAAATCAAGCCTGTAAACGCCGAGTATGCGGGCGGAAAACTCAAGGTCAGCGGTGAGGAAGGCGGCATTGATTTATTGATCAGTGAAAGAAATCCTTCTGCAAAAGACTATTTGGTTGGCTTCAATATTGATGGCATCAACAACAAGGAAGAATTTATCCTTGAGGTCAATGAGTTCCAGACAATCAGGAAAGAAGAAGGGTCTATATACCGGACGGGTGTGGATGACCTGATCATAAGGGTCAAGGCAGCGGACCAGATTTCCCTTAGGATGCCAAAGGGAGAATATCATTTAAAGGACTTTAAGCTTTATGAAGAAACCTTTGAGGTGCTGGAAAATGTGAAAAAAGAAGAACGCCGCCATGTTCCGCCAGAGGCAGAGTGGTCAGGAAACCGTCTGTCATTTGAACTTCAAAATGAAGGCGGGCATTATGCAATCATTCCGCTGCCTTTTGAAAAAGGCTGGCGCTTAAAGATCAATGGAGAGGAAGAAGAGCTGCTGAAGGCCAATTATGCATTTACAGGCTTCCGGCTGCAGGAAGGTCAGAACAGGATCGAGATGGTCTATTATCCGCCGTATTTCTTTCTGCTGCTTGCACTCTCTTTTGCTGCAATAAGCATTTGCCTTGCTGCGCTCTTTAAAAAATCAAGGCGCATGTCCGTTCGCCATATCAATGTTAGTTCTTAA